One Setaria viridis chromosome 3, Setaria_viridis_v4.0, whole genome shotgun sequence DNA window includes the following coding sequences:
- the LOC117850281 gene encoding scopoletin glucosyltransferase, with the protein MASNDEQRPLHLLFFPFVAPGHLIPVADMAALFAPRGVKCSILATPVNAAVIRSAVDRANDAFRSAGAPAIDLSTIPFPDVGLPPGVESVVGLSSEADRYMLLEAIKRLREPFGRFLADHRPDAAVADSFYPWAADAAAEHGVPRLSFLGSSMFGRACHDSLLRNNPLEELDPDDTDAVVSLPGLPHRVALRKGQMMDPRKNELEWEFDKLVNAADRRSYGELFNSFAELEPGYAEHYRTTLGRRVWLVGPLAHARKDSAASGGAGGLAPEAERCLRWLDGKPDGSVVYVSFGTLARVTAAELREAARGLQQSGRNFFWVMSESDTEGSQWMPEGFAELIDTEERGIIFRGWAPQMLILNHSAVGGFVTHCGWNSVLEAVSAGVPLVTWPRHADQFYNEMLILDVLRIGVGVGAGCYASKLDVRGEVISGEKIAESINKVMGDDEEARMIRKKAIELCGKARSATEKGGSSYNDVEQLIKELMARRSSVDV; encoded by the coding sequence ATGGCATCCAACGATGAGCAACGGCCACTACACCTTCTCTTCTTCCCGTTTGTCGCGCCGGGCCACCTCATCCCGGTGGCCGACATGGCCGCCCTCTTCGCCCCTCGCGGCGTCAAGTGCAGCATCCTCGCCACTCCCGTCAACGCCGCGGTGATCCGCTCCGCCGTTGACCGAGCCAACGACGCCTTCCGCAGCGCCGGCGCCCCGGCGATCGACCTCTCCACCATCCCCTTCCCCGACGTCGGGCTGCCGCCGGGCGTCGAGAGCGTCGTGGGCCTCTCCTCGGAGGCCGACAGGTACATGTTGTTGGAAGCGATCAAGCGGCTCCGGGAGCCCTTCGGCCGGTTCCTGGCCGACCAccgccccgacgccgccgtggcCGATAGCTTCTATCCGTGGGCTGCGGACGCTGCCGCCGAGCACGGCGTCCCGCGGCTGTCTTTCCTCGGGAGCAGCATGTTCGGCCGCGCCTGCCACGACTCCCTGCTGCGCAACAACCCGCTGGAGGAGCTCGATCCGGACGACACCGACGCCGTCGTATCCCTGCCGGGGCTGCCGCACCGCGTCGCGCTGAGGAAGGGCCAGATGATGGACCCGAGGAAGAACGAGCTGGAGTGGGAGTTCGACAAGCTCGTGAACGCCGCCGACCGGAGGAGCTACGGCGAGCTCTTCAACAGCTTCGCCGAGCTAGAGCCGGGCTACGCCGAGCACTACCGCACGACGCTGGGCCGCCGAGTGTGGCTGGTAGGCCCGCTCGCGCACGCCAGGAAGGACTCGGCGGCgagtggcggcgccggcgggctcgCGCCTGAGGCGGAAAGGTGCCTTCGGTGGCTCGACGGGAAGCCGGACGGCTCGGTCGTGTACGTCTCGTTCGGTACACTGGCGCGTGTcacggcggcggagctgcgggaggcggcgcgcggcctgcAGCAATCCGGAAGGAATTTTTTTTGGGTCATGAGTGAATCGGACACGGAGGGATCACAATGGATGCCCGAAGGCTTCGCCGAACTCATAGATACCGAAGAGCGCGGCATCATCTTCCGGGGTTGGGCTCCACAGATGCTCATCCTCAACCACTCCGCGGTCGGTGGGTTCGTGACacactgcgggtggaactcggtGCTCGAGGCCGTGAGCGCAGGCGTGCCGCTGGTGACGTGGCCTCGACACGCTGACCAGTTCTACAACGAGATGCTCATCTTGGATGTGCTCAGGATAGGAGTTGGTGTCGGTGCAGGGTGCTACGCGTCGAAGCTGGACGTCCGTGGTGAGGTAATCAGTGGCGAGAAGATCGCGGAAAGCATTAACaaagtgatgggtgatgacgaGGAGGCCAGGATGATAAGGAAGAAGGCTATAGAGCTATGTGGGAAGGCCAGGAGCGCAACAGAGAAGGGCGGCTCTTCGTACAACGATGTCGAACAGTTGATTAAGGAGTTGATGGCTCGTCGGAGCTCTGTAGATGTTTGA